Proteins from one Mytilus galloprovincialis chromosome 11, xbMytGall1.hap1.1, whole genome shotgun sequence genomic window:
- the LOC143052099 gene encoding toll-like receptor 4, which translates to MMASKITFTHFAIVLGICQNVVLAISLPCDFNEKCRCTSIIQDAKIGRGNILNVDCSNRKLKDIPDLPSNVFTLRLKTNNIKRIKDYQFILLRDLSELDISYNKITRLNIFSFNGLSNLLILNLNNNPLMYTKNEIPNEVFKSLISLKHICIRHTSQIGSSLPEVALSNLKLLESLEIDIPLSITPHTVIFGKRLDSLVHLETLKVGQCLFFAIKNDTFFHLVHLKNIYIDILCMFSILPGAHYSLKKLHKIEMHFFQNNNNFPIRDAIKELILTPVKAIVFRKTCSHGREDPVYMWTTLALGLNSSSVKYLELTDNNPVCLFPVSKWYPAPPSLLTLKLPSNKLDRFALELSNIQKLILRDNNLGNFLRFKSFNKRTESNSKLEYVDISQNNIYALIPSIFQGQAELRYINLSHNHLQEVSFDVSQSNSLSLLDLTNNSISAFDQNSMRMFDNISLTSNLTIYLLNNSLQCTCKTLIFWKWIVGTRVNVFFDRRCLSEDGTVIQFISTKKRIQELEKECISYVIFIIISSIVLVATLICIAVAVVHKYRWKLRYMFYLAKSKHRRHEASTDSKNYAYDAFISYCEHDHSFVINDCIQNLEMERNFKLCLHQRDFLPGEEITTNITNAIHESRKTICIVSKQFFGSYYCMFEFNMARMESIYSRDKRNIIFLIFLEQILPHNMPLMLLELVQTDSYIEYPNDEHGNVVFWEKIDEALRQ; encoded by the coding sequence ATGATGGCTTCAAAAATTACTTTCACACATTTTGCAATTGTTCTTGGTATTTGCCAGAATGTTGTCCTGGCAATCTCGTTACCATGTGATTTCAATGAAAAATGTCGCTGCACCAGTATAATACAAGATGCTAAAATTGGTAGAGGGAACATTCTAAATGTCGATTGTTCAAATAGAAAATTGAAGGATATACCAGATTTACCATCAAATGTGTTTACTTTGAGGTTAAAAACGAACAATATTAAACGGATAAAAGATTACCAGTTTATTCTTTTAAGAGATCTCTCTGAATTGGATATATCGTATAATAAAATCACACGTCTAAATATATTCTCTTTCAACGGATTGTCGAATCTTCTAATCTTGAATCTGAACAATAATCCCTTAATGTACACTAAAAACGAAATTCCAAATGAAGTTTTTAAATCGTTGATTTCCCTGAAACATATATGTATTAGACATACCTCTCAAATTGGTAGTTCATTACCAGAAGTAGCGCTATCAAACTTGAAATTGCTCGAATCATTAGAAATAGATATTCCGTTATCAATAACGCCACACACAGTGATTTTCGGGAAACGTTTAGACTCTTTAGTCCATCTTGAAACCCTTAAAGTTGGCCAATGTCTATTTTTTGCGATAAAAAACGACACTTTCTTTCATCTGGTTCATCTGAAGAACATATACATTGACATATTGTGTATGTTTTCAATTCTGCCTGGAGCACACTATAGTTTAAAAAAACTGCACAAAATAGAAATGCATTTTttccaaaataataataattttccaATTCGTGATGCAATTAAGGAATTAATTCTGACACCTGTCAAGGCAATTGTTTTTAGGAAGACCTGTTCGCATGGAAGAGAAGATCCAGTATACATGTGGACCACACTGGCATTGGGTTTAAACAGTTCGTCAGTAAAATATTTAGAACTTACAGATAACAACCCAGTCTGTCTTTTTCCAGTATCAAAATGGTACCCAGCTCCGCCATCTTTACTAACATTGAAACTGCCAAGTAATAAACTTGACCGGTTCGCATTGGAATTGTCAAATATACAGAAACTAATATTACGAGACAACAACCTTGGGAATTTTCTCCGTTTTAAATCTTTTAACAAACGGACGGAAAGCAATTCCAAACTAGAATATGTTGATATATCTCAGAATAATATTTACGCATTGATACCCTCTATATTCCAGGGACAGGCAGAACTAAGATATATCAATTTAAGTCACAATCATTTACAAGAAGTTTCATTTGACGTGTCACAGTCAAATAGTTTAAGTTTATTAGATTTAACCAACAATTCAATCTCAGCTTTTGATCAGAATTCAATGAGAATGTTTGATAATATTTCTCTAACTTCTAACCTTACgatttatttattgaataacTCATTACAATGCACATGCAAAACATTGATATTTTGGAAATGGATAGTCGGAACTCGTGTAAATGTATTCTTTGATCGTCGATGTTTGTCTGAAGATGGAACTGTCATACAATTCATTTCTACAAAAAAAAGAATTCAGGAGTTGGAAAAAGAGTGCATATCATATGTTATTTTCATCATCATATCATCAATCGTTCTGGTGGCTACTCTGATTTGTATCGCTGTTGCCGTTGTCCATAAATACAGATGGAAACTTCGATATATGTTTTATCTTGCTAAAAGCAAACATCGTAGACACGAGGCAAGCACTGATTCTAAAAATTATGCGTATGATGCTTTTATTTCTTACTGTGAACATGACCATTCGTTTGTCATAAATGATTGCATTCAGAATTTAGAAATGGAAAGAAACTTCAAACTTTGTTTACATCAACGCGACTTTTTACCAGGAGAAGAAATTACGACTAATATAACAAATGCAATACATGAAAGTAGAAAGACTATATGCATTGTATCAAAACAATTTTTCGGATCTTATTATTGTATGTTTGAGTTTAATATGGCCCGAATGGAAAGCATTTATTCAAGGGATAAAAGGAACATTATTTTTCTGATATTTCTAGAGCAAATTCTACCTCACAATATGCCTCTGATGTTGTTGGAACTTGTACAAACAGACTCGTATATTGAATATCCAAATGACGAACACGGGAATGTTGTATTCTGGGAGAAAATAGACGAAGCATTGCGTCAATGA